In one Rutidosis leptorrhynchoides isolate AG116_Rl617_1_P2 chromosome 8, CSIRO_AGI_Rlap_v1, whole genome shotgun sequence genomic region, the following are encoded:
- the LOC139861077 gene encoding uncharacterized protein, whose product MVDADWKPSMGFLHGELKNAQQEIKDVLNNDKKTYDDVRKIILLKMKGRLDTSLHLAAYLLNPFYLYNDLDIQNDVKVSEAILDVFETLYPNDYEMQQKLLLEELPIYTGQLEGFDRLLAKKTCAVNDDKYDPANWWAAFGSSTPNLKKIAIRILSLTTSSSGCERSWSTFEGIHTKKRNMLETTKLNNLVYVQFNANMMLKNKRRKERNNKVFLTDDPSEALDWVNDYEAMVEGSARTRELYDEYFESDSEEVEIADEDEYESDGVEIIEQFGKDQEWDDDEDI is encoded by the exons ATGGTGGATGCTGATTGGAAGCCGTCCATGGGATTCTTACACGGTGAGCTTAAAAATGCACAACAAGAAATCAAGGATGTGTTGAACAATGACAAAAAGACTTACGATGATGTTAGGAAGATCATCTTACTTAAGATGAAAGGTAGACTTGATACGAGTTTACATTTGGCAGCCTATCTTTTAAACCCATTCTATCTTTATAATGACTTGGATATCCAAAATGATGTTAAAGTGAGTGAAGCAATTCTTGACGTTTTTGAAACTTTATATCCGAATGATTATGAGATGCAACAAAAACTACTGTTGGAGGAGTTGCCGATATACACGGGTCAACTAGAGGGGTTTGATCGCTTACTTGCAAAGAAAACATGTGCGGTTAATGATGACAAATATGATCCag CGAATTGGTGGGCTGCTTTTGGTAGCTCAACTCCTAATTTGAAAAAGATTGCAATAAGGATACTTTCTTTGACCACTAGTTCATCTGGATGTGAAAGAAGTTGGAGCACATTTGAAGGG ATACATACCAAAAAGAGAAATATGTTAGAAACAACAAAGTTGAACAATCTTGTGTATGTTCAATTTAATGCAAATATGATGCTGAAAAACAAAAGGCGAAAAGAGAGAAATAATAAAGTATTCCTAACGGATGATCCAAGTGAGGCTCTTGATTGGGTCAATGATTATGAGGCCATGGTTGAAGGAAGCGCTAGAACGAGAGAGCTTTATGACGAATATTTTGAGTCAGATAGTGAGGAGGTGGAAATAGCCGATGAAGATGAATATGAATCGGATGGAGTTGAAATCATTGAACAATTCGGAAAAGATCAAGAATGGGATGACGATGAAGATATTTAA
- the LOC139864464 gene encoding uncharacterized protein has translation MKPPRSFGPMDRFTTDYENLLDNKTRKQSKLDNIVRKEQGIRAKEYACRWAYECGIPFHAFERDSFKAMAEAFAQYGPGVPTPTRYEMGEPYLKKEVLRTKNLLKKYEDQWKLTGCSIMTDSWTDRKRRSIMNLCVNSKLGTIFLSSNECSDEAHTSDYIYKYIESCIVDIGPENVVQVVTDNAANNRGAAKLLKVKWPTIFWTSCAAHTVNLMLEGIGNLDPYKCTLDTTKKITVFIYAHHKTLALMRHYTRK, from the exons ATGAAGCCACCACGTTCCTTTGGTCCTATGGATAGATTTACTACAGATTATGAAAATCTGTTGGATAACAAAACACGTAAACAATCCAAACTTGATAATATTGTGAGGAAAGAACAAGGTATCCGAGCAAAAGAGTATGCTTGTAGGTGGGCTTATGAGTGTGGGATTCCATTTCACGCATTTGAGAGGGATAGTTTCAAAGCCATGGCGGAGGCGTTTGCTCAATATGGACCGGGAGTTCCAACTCCAACTAGATACGAGATGGGAGAACCGTATTTAAAGAAAGAGGTTCTAAGAACAAAAAACCTGCTGAAAAAATACGAAGACCAATGGAAGTTGACTGGATGTTCGATTATGACGGATTCATGGACCGATAGAAAGAGAAGGAGCATTATGAATTTATGTGTGAATTCAAAGTTAGGTACCATTTTCTTGTCTTCTAACGAATGTTCAGATGAAGCTCACACAAGTGACTACATATATAAGTATATTGAGAGTTGCATTGTAGATATTGGTCCTGAAAATGTTGTTCAAGTAGTAACCGACAATGCCGCGAATAATAGGGGGGCAGCAAAATTGTTGAAAGTAAAATGGCCAACAATTTTTTGGACATCATGTGCGGCGCATACGGTTAATCTTATGCTTGAAG GTATTGGTAACTTAGATCCATATAAATGTACACTTGATACGACAAAAAAGATAACGGTGTTCATTTATGCCCACCATAAAACATTGGCTTTGATGAGGCATTACACCAGGAAATAA